A DNA window from Streptomyces sp. B21-083 contains the following coding sequences:
- a CDS encoding HEAT repeat domain-containing protein: protein MFDPVIAPSGTLLGLLQRGRGDGTLHALTAPRAEALAALNQCVLRDPRHDWQVENRSLYYARLYVDLHGELDEIEAHLFDAEDILDTDESRTGLALAVLGHLASYGRRDALELLRGYAATGTSWAWALDELALRDDDAGLRALAAPVLARFGTDPEGEAELAAAVRDAFEPRPWRLWAEDSRESISARVRAAQETGCFDRWQRQMRPSGPRPGWSVQAVFEWAQQGLDRGAVLHVPAARCLTAVAGPEDRPQIVEAARSGGDGARCTALRYLADSNDPDALDLVEGAVADGTTAVVEAAVDAFERMRSIAAVDRARGWVHRPDPLGAAAGRMLACLGATRDSDLVLGALREAVRGEGPDAPTLWTLVDGTGRLGIVCAAPVLRHIYRETASSHLRGRAARALAATDPSFAAGFAVECLWDCEETTREVAARHAETGDARVVEQLRRLAADPAEEAEVQTAVRSRIGPDSTRHVNGG from the coding sequence ATGTTCGATCCGGTCATAGCGCCCAGCGGTACGCTGCTCGGCCTGCTCCAGAGGGGCCGCGGCGACGGCACGCTGCACGCACTCACCGCACCGCGGGCCGAGGCGCTCGCGGCACTGAACCAATGCGTGCTCCGCGACCCCCGCCACGACTGGCAGGTGGAGAACCGCTCCCTCTACTACGCCCGTCTCTATGTCGACCTCCACGGTGAGCTCGACGAGATCGAGGCCCATCTCTTCGACGCCGAGGACATCCTCGACACCGACGAGTCACGCACCGGGCTCGCCCTCGCGGTCCTCGGGCACCTCGCCTCCTACGGCAGGCGGGACGCGCTCGAACTGCTGCGCGGGTACGCCGCCACCGGCACCAGCTGGGCCTGGGCGCTGGACGAGCTGGCACTCAGGGACGACGACGCGGGGCTGCGCGCCCTCGCCGCCCCCGTGCTGGCCCGCTTCGGCACCGACCCGGAGGGCGAGGCGGAACTCGCCGCCGCCGTGCGGGACGCCTTCGAACCCCGGCCCTGGCGGCTGTGGGCCGAGGACTCACGCGAATCGATCTCCGCGCGGGTGCGTGCCGCCCAGGAAACCGGCTGTTTCGACCGCTGGCAACGCCAGATGCGACCCTCCGGGCCTCGCCCGGGCTGGAGCGTGCAGGCCGTCTTCGAGTGGGCCCAGCAGGGCCTCGACCGAGGTGCAGTCCTGCATGTGCCCGCCGCGCGCTGTCTGACGGCTGTGGCAGGTCCGGAGGACCGGCCCCAGATCGTGGAGGCGGCCCGCAGCGGTGGCGACGGCGCCCGCTGTACGGCCCTGCGCTATCTCGCGGACAGCAATGATCCCGATGCCCTCGACCTGGTCGAGGGCGCGGTCGCCGACGGCACGACGGCTGTCGTGGAGGCCGCCGTCGACGCATTCGAACGTATGCGCAGTATCGCCGCCGTCGACCGCGCGCGCGGGTGGGTCCACCGACCCGACCCCCTGGGCGCCGCCGCCGGACGGATGCTCGCCTGCCTGGGAGCCACCCGGGACAGCGACCTCGTCCTCGGCGCACTGCGGGAGGCCGTACGGGGCGAAGGACCCGACGCGCCGACCCTGTGGACCCTCGTGGACGGCACGGGACGGCTCGGCATCGTCTGCGCCGCCCCCGTACTGCGCCACATCTACCGCGAGACCGCCTCCTCCCATCTGCGCGGTCGGGCCGCCCGGGCCCTCGCCGCCACCGACCCCTCCTTCGCCGCCGGATTCGCCGTCGAATGCCTGTGGGACTGCGAGGAGACCACCCGAGAGGTCGCCGCCCGGCACGCCGAGACCGGTGACGCCAGGGTCGTCGAACAACTGCGCAGACTCGCCGCCGACCCGGCCGAGGAGGCCGAGGTCCAGACCGCGGTGAGAAGC
- a CDS encoding ankyrin repeat domain-containing protein, with protein MSEAPDPEVVELATKIFDLARQGQTEALVAYVDAGVPADLTNDRGDSLVMLAAYHGHAEAVRALLARGADGDRINDRGQTPLAGAVFKGAQDVIQALLESGADPEAGMPSALDTARMFGKTELLEVFGAH; from the coding sequence ATGAGTGAAGCCCCCGACCCCGAGGTCGTGGAGCTGGCGACCAAGATCTTCGATCTGGCGCGGCAGGGGCAGACCGAGGCACTCGTGGCGTACGTCGACGCGGGCGTTCCGGCCGACCTCACCAACGACCGAGGCGACTCCCTGGTGATGCTCGCCGCCTACCACGGCCACGCCGAGGCGGTCCGGGCGCTCCTCGCGCGCGGTGCCGACGGGGACCGGATCAACGACCGTGGCCAGACGCCGCTCGCAGGCGCCGTTTTCAAGGGTGCGCAGGACGTGATCCAGGCGCTCCTGGAGAGTGGCGCCGACCCGGAAGCGGGCATGCCGTCGGCTCTCGACACCGCCCGGATGTTCGGCAAGACGGAACTGCTGGAGGTGTTCGGCGCGCACTGA
- a CDS encoding ATP-binding protein, with protein sequence MARRPLPRILSNGSAQIARSRELARTAADSATDVLHPLITISRGLRRLATAGRRRWADTPKDKRGPLLFLVAAVVLVVALVPYGPLLAVTSVMAAAAWHGRDRGPAEPEGPDESQTQRLQSLYDALVPYFSTPDDPTPLYVHGGDWEQTFPAYEFDGTGRVSHLVVRYPAYFTDGEADSRARIEQLLHAKSGRGREYHFAWDEEGNELTVTVLPPLPTDIAAQRFVTSPGETVLGFTDPTQVHRTLPLSHGEEQRDVPPVVWRTGPRSTEPHLLVMGEPGSGTTTLLRSIALQALQYGDVLIVDGSGTGEYACLTGRDGVLAVECAPTSAVASLEWASHETERRLITANRARQAGEPLPDDTRRPLWLLLDRPGALAHLAAADGRPDPQSLLQVPLRHGRAANVTVVVAEQFDSADTLSDAVRQHTRARVVLGTASSTQLEAVLGARPHTTPVPVMAPGRGYARLGTGPVHRLQVPATPDPHDDATSDAQRQAVLELLPPRTTPALLVKQEQEQEQEQEPVA encoded by the coding sequence GTGGCCCGGCGCCCCCTCCCCCGCATCCTGAGCAACGGCAGCGCACAGATCGCCCGGAGCCGGGAGCTGGCCCGGACCGCGGCCGACAGTGCCACGGACGTCCTTCACCCGCTGATCACGATCAGCCGGGGTCTTCGCCGACTGGCCACGGCCGGGCGGCGCAGGTGGGCGGACACGCCCAAGGACAAGCGTGGGCCACTGCTGTTCCTGGTGGCCGCAGTGGTCCTGGTCGTGGCCCTCGTGCCCTACGGCCCGCTGCTCGCCGTCACGTCGGTGATGGCGGCTGCGGCCTGGCACGGCCGTGACCGCGGCCCGGCGGAGCCCGAGGGCCCCGACGAGTCCCAGACCCAGCGCCTCCAGTCCCTGTACGACGCGCTGGTCCCCTACTTCTCGACCCCCGACGACCCCACTCCCCTGTACGTCCACGGCGGCGACTGGGAGCAGACCTTCCCCGCGTACGAGTTCGACGGCACCGGCCGCGTCTCTCACCTGGTGGTCCGCTACCCGGCGTACTTCACCGACGGCGAGGCGGACTCCCGCGCGCGGATCGAGCAGTTGCTGCACGCCAAGTCGGGCCGGGGCCGCGAGTACCACTTCGCGTGGGACGAGGAGGGCAACGAACTCACGGTCACCGTCCTGCCGCCGCTGCCCACCGACATCGCCGCGCAGCGCTTCGTCACGTCCCCGGGCGAGACGGTGCTCGGCTTCACGGACCCCACCCAGGTACACCGCACGCTCCCCCTCAGCCACGGCGAGGAGCAGCGTGACGTCCCCCCGGTCGTCTGGCGCACGGGTCCCCGTTCCACCGAACCGCACCTCCTGGTGATGGGCGAACCGGGCAGCGGCACCACCACACTCCTGCGTTCGATCGCCCTGCAGGCCCTCCAGTACGGCGACGTCCTGATCGTCGACGGCAGCGGCACCGGCGAGTACGCGTGCCTGACCGGCCGGGACGGCGTGCTGGCCGTCGAGTGCGCCCCGACCTCGGCCGTGGCGAGCCTCGAATGGGCCTCTCACGAAACGGAACGCCGGCTGATCACGGCCAACCGCGCCCGCCAGGCCGGTGAGCCGCTCCCCGACGACACCCGACGCCCGCTGTGGCTCCTCCTCGACCGTCCCGGAGCCCTCGCCCATCTGGCCGCCGCCGACGGCCGCCCCGACCCCCAGTCCCTGCTCCAGGTCCCCCTGAGACACGGCCGGGCGGCGAACGTCACCGTCGTGGTGGCGGAACAGTTCGACAGCGCGGACACCCTGAGCGACGCCGTACGGCAGCACACCCGCGCGCGGGTCGTCCTCGGCACCGCGTCCTCCACCCAGCTGGAAGCGGTCCTGGGCGCGCGCCCGCATACGACACCGGTCCCGGTCATGGCCCCGGGCCGCGGCTACGCCCGGCTGGGCACGGGCCCGGTCCACCGCCTTCAGGTCCCGGCCACCCCGGACCCCCACGACGACGCGACGAGCGACGCACAGCGCCAGGCGGTCCTGGAACTGCTCCCCCCGAGAACGACTCCGGCACTCCTCGTCAAGCAAGAGCAAGAGCAAGAGCAGGAACAGGAGCCGGTGGCCTGA